The Melopsittacus undulatus isolate bMelUnd1 unplaced genomic scaffold, bMelUnd1.mat.Z mat_scaffold_151_arrow_ctg1, whole genome shotgun sequence genome includes the window CCCTGGCACGAGGGCACAGCCACATCCTGCAGTTTGGGAATCCCCTGGCAGAGCCCTTGCtgatgggagctgctggagccgGGACCATGGGGCTGCTCTGTGGGGGTGTGCACTGAGTGAGGAACACCTTGAGCGGGACAACAGGAActcacagcaggcagcagggccagggcagggattgtgcccctgtgctgggcactggggaggctgcacctgaatcctgggttcagttctggggccctcactgcaagacagaccttgaggggctggatggggccagagaagggcaatggagctggagcagggcctggagcacaagagatggggaagggctgagggagctgtggggttcagatggagaagagaaggctcaggggggacctgatggctcctccaagtgcctgcaggaggatggagccaggaggggctgggctctgctcccaaggaacaagggatgggacaagaggaaccggcctcaagctgcaccagggcaggtttagatggagctgaggaacaattcctgccccacagggtgctcaggcattggaacaggctgcccagggcagggctgcaggcaccggccctgcaagggttcacacactggagatgaggcctcagtgccatggggcaggggtggccttggcagggctgggaatggttggactggatgagcttaaggttttttccaagcTGCTCGATTCTGTGACCAATACAGCAGGAACAGATGACAAGAGCAGAATCAGGAACTTTTCCTGTGAAACCCACAGAGGCTGAGCCCTCCAGTGACCCCTGCGTGTCCTGCTGGTGTCCAGCCTCCCTTCTAATGGGGAAGGAGCCAGGCAGCCCTACAGATATGCTGATGCAAATGTGGAGATGGAGAATCATGGTTGCAGATGGGGGGACAGGGCTGTTCAGAGATGGTGATTatcaaagatgatggagagaaGGTGGTTCTCAAATGAGTAGAGCAGCCCCATAAGCTGGGACAACCTGTCCTCTGCCCCAGGGTGCTGTATCCAGATCCTTTGTGCTGGCCCTGGTGGCTGGGGTGACCAGAGGCTCTGGTGTCCATGTGCCTGGGGTGGGCTCAGCGGGAGCAGGTCTATGCTCTGCTGTGAGGATGAGGAAGGGTCCCTGCTGAGTGGCTGATGGGACTCAGTGCAGGGGGGGTTGGGAAGGGGATGCAACGGCATTACCTTGTGGGGGAAGGAGGGCACATGTGGGAATGTGTATGGTGGGGGCTGCTTGGTGATGTCTGTCCCTGGCACGGGATTTCCCATGTGCGGTTGGGATGATCACACAAGGATCCCTGGGGATGTGTGGGATGGGGAGCCCAGGGGTGTGCCTCTATGGGATCCTGCATGGGGGTTTCTGGGGGAGGGCCCCGAGATGGGGATGTCCGTGTGCCCCTCGGGGCTCTGTAAAGGTCCGTGGGGGGTGCCCGGGGTGCATCGCTCAGTGCTCTGCGGGGTCCGTGGGGGGGTGTCCGCCCGCAGTGATGGTCCCCTCGCTGACCGCCTGTCCCACCCGCAGGCCCCCGGGCAGGCAGTGAGCGCGGCCGCGGTGCCGGAGCCGCTCGGGCCGCCCCGCACGGAGCATGCCTCTGAGCCCGGCCGGCAGCAAGCATGAGAGCCCCGAGTCACCGCCGCCAGAGCCCCGCTCCGGAGAGCCGGGCCCCGGCCTGCGGGAGGACACGCGGCTCGACCCGGCCAGGACCCCCACCGGGCCCCGCTCCCCAACGCTGGCGGCAGCGGCGCGCATGGAGGAGCCCGCACCCGGCGCCATCGTCGTCCGCATCGGCATCCCCGACCTGCAGCAGACGGTGAGTTGTGCACCGGCCCCGCTCCCTGCGCGGCCCCGGCGCCACCGGAGAACTTTGCACGGCCGCGGGCCCCGCAGGACGGCTCCGGTGCCCCCGTTCCCATTGCCCCTCTCCCCGTGCCCCGCTCCCCATTGCCTGACTCCCCGCTGCCTGACTCCCCATTGCCTGGCTCCCCGGTgcctgctgccccagctcccaTTGCCCCGCTGTCCCCCCGCTCCCCATTGCCCCGCTGTCCCCCGCTCCCCTTCTCCCCGCAGAACCCGCAGGCACGGACGCGGGTGCAGCCCCGCTGCAGCGCTGCTTTCCGGGGCACAGCGCGGCTGGAGCGCTCCGGGGCTCCCGGTGCAGCCGCAGCCCGGGACCGGCTGTGCTGAGCGCGGCACAGCGGGGCTGGCCGGGGGAGCAGCTCCGGTGCATCCAGCACGGGCACGGTGCCGGTaccagcactgctccagcacggcaccggcaccggctgagccaggctgcaggagctgacagCCGCTTGCCTGCAGACGGACCGGGCAGGGGGGCGGCAGCTGCGTGTTACATGGGGGACATGGGCACTGTGCAGTGTTGAATAGGGTGGTTGTGCCACGGGGCAAAGGGTGACATGGAGGGGCAGAGGGTGACATGATGATTGTTGACCCCAGCATGGTGGGTGTCCATCAAGGCACAGTGACCCACAGCGGCTGTAGGGTGGCTGTTGCAGAcaggggcagtgctgggtgttACCTGGGGCACTGGGTGTGAGTGGTTGGAAACTGGTCAGTGCTGGGAAGAAGTTTCCTGAAGGGTCGTGGTAACTGTGGCCCTCATGAAGAAGAGCGTTCATTAGAGgtggggtgctgggagcaggcttCAGTGATGGGTAGGCTGAAAGGAGCCTGTGCTCCGGGACAAGTCACTGTGGGCAGGAGATGGGGTGCAGGAGATGAAACAGACATGGGGTGAGCAGAGCATTGCTGGGTGTGGAGGGGATGAAGGGAAGTAAGAACTCCCCTCTTGGATGgggacagagctgtgctggagcctggcatggttgcagtgctgctggataGGCAGCAGGCACGCTGGGGTGCTGGCgtgctcccagcactgctctgcaggctTGGCTGCCAAGCACAGGGCAGCGGCAGCATTGCCTTTGCTGTCGAAGAACTGGACTCAGGCTCTGCTCTAGCGAGCACTGACCTTGTGCTGCAGGGAGGGCTctgtccctgctcctcctgccccagcccttgCTGGGGTCGTGGGCAAGGGCTGAGTCTCTTTCCCTTCACATCAGCTCCTCCTCATGCCCCCTGTGCTCACTCAGCTCCAGATCTGGTCCTGCTCCAGCCTCACCCTGTGcgctgcagcacagcagggtcCACAGCCCGGGCCCCTGCTCTGCACATTGCCATGGTATccacctctctgctctgctgttcctTGGGCCCTGCTCCGCAGCTCCCTGCCCTCCTTTGTTCTGGCAGTGTGCGTGGGCACGGGAGGGAGCAGCGATGCTGGAGCTCTGTGATGCTGCCTTGTAACCCCTTCTTCTTACACAGCCCCCGCTGCAACCCGCAGGCAGGGAAACAGCTCAGCCTGAGgcaggggaagggatggggcagctcctgcagagctgggcatcCTTGCACTGGACACAGCAGGAATTCCCCTCTCAGACCTCCCTTGCACCTGGAGCAGATGCTTatcagagagctggagggtGGAAATGTCTCTGGTGCAACCCCTGAATTGGGAGCCAGGAAGGGGTGGACCCATGGGCTGCCAGGGGCTGTGGGTGTTGCTCCCATGGGATAGTCAGTGTGGGGGCAGGCAGCACGCTGGGGGCTGACAGGGTGCAGTGGGGAGCACTGGGGCCATAGtgcagtgcagagcagcacagtgcaccctgcccagcaccagcatcctgcccagcaccagcatcctGCCCAGCACCAGTATCCTGCCCAGCTCAGGGGGATCTGGCTCTGGTGCTGCAGGGTgaggagcaggagctcctgggcTGTGCAGGATGGTGCAGTGGGTGTTCTGCCAGACGTCTGCAGCCCCACAGGGGAGGGGACCCGGACACCCTGTGCTGTGCCCCATGTGTCCCCAtgctgccaccagcacccagagccagctgtgctcaggctgGGGTCAGGGCATCCCCTCCTGCAGACCGAGACAGTGCTGCTGCATCCATGGCTCAGGTGCATTCATGGCTCAGGTGCATTCATGGCTCAGGTGCATTCATGGCTCAGCTGCATTCATGGCTCAGGTGTATTCATGGCTCAGGTGCATCCATGGCTCAGGTGCATCCATGGCTCAGGTGCATCCATGGCTCAGGTGCATTCATGGCTCAGGTGTATTCATGGCTCAGGTGCATCCATGGCTCAGGTGCATCCATGGCTCAGGTGCATTCATGGCTCAGGTGCATTCATAGCTCAGCTGCATTCATGGTTCAGCTGCATCCATGGCTCAGGCGGGGGCTGACTCTCCAAATAGAAGCTGCCTGGTTTGCTGTGTTAGCTGAGGTACCTTCGCTTacagggaagcaggaaaatgcaGCTGGCTTAACAGTGCATCCATAAGAGCTGTGTCCTGTGACAGGCCCTGAGCTTCCCTGGCTTCTGCATCCTCCCTGTACACCAGCTCTGATCTGGGGACTCTCAGTGCTCATTCCTGGTGTCCTGAGGGTCCCTATCTGAGCACTGTGCAAAGGGACAGGAGGAAATGAGGAACTGAGCCTGTTCCATCTGCCACTGCTGTTCTTGCCACGACCCCATTGGCTCCATGAGGCACTCTGGGATGTGCAGGATGTTTGCTGTGTTCTGGGCTTCCAGAGCCATGTGTGTTCCCCTCCTGCAGGcccttccctgccctgctgctctccttGCCTGGCTCCTGTGGCCCTGCAGCAGGAATGCAGATGCTTTGGCTGCTCTGGGGGCTCTGCTCCAGGCCAggagcagtgcctgtgccccAGGAAGGATCCCACAGGTGCACAGCAGGACTCAGGTGGGCTGAGGAAGGTGAAGGAAGCCCTCTGCGGGCAGGAAGAAGGAGCAGGATGCTGATGGCACCTGTCAGATGCCTGCCTGGTGATGGGAGCACTGGAGCACCCGTCACCTGCTGTGACCTGGGGACAACCCTGCCCCTCAGAAGGAAGGGCCATGTGCAAGCTCTGCTGGTCCAGACCCTGCGGGTCTATCCCCTCTTGTAGCAGAGTATGGAATGCACAGCAGGGAATGGCACCAGCTACTTCTGCACTGCAAGGAAGAGGCTCCTTTTGGAAATCCGGATGTGCTGCGTTCCCATTCCAGCACATCCCTCCTGTTTCTGCGCTGCAGGAGGGCCCAAGCTTCCATCCCACCTCCGCCTGCCTCTCTGCATCCCATGTatggagcaggagaaaggagacGGGTCCTGTTTCTCCCCCACCACAGGTCCCATCTCAGGCTGTTTGGAGGCTGGAGGATGTCTCTGTTCTCAGATTCAGCCTGAAAGTGCTGACCCATCATGAGGACATCAGCAGTGATGTCTCTGCCTTTCAGAGAGGAGGTCACAGCCTGGGTGGGGATTGCCCAGAACAATGGGAACCACTAGCGGAGAATCCCAAGGCTTTCAGCTGAATAAACACAGTGCTGGGGGTGAAAAGGCTTGGAGACAACTGCGGGATTTGTGGGAAACCTGAGAGATCTGAAAACCCAAACCCGACCGGAGACAGGAGCTTGAACGAacacaagtgtgatgggaagggctgagggacctgggggttcagatggagaagagaaggctcaggggggacctgatggctcctccaagtgcctgcaggaggatggagccaggaggggctgggctctgctcccaaggaacgagtgacatggacagtgggactgatgGAGCTCTGCTGGTGAAAGGCTGGTGAGGTCTCACCaaggccagggatggagctgctcaTTCCCTCCTGTAGCTGCAGAGGTCTCTGCCCTCAGTCCTGTTCTCAGACACCTCCTCAGTTCAGGTTCATGTTCTGGATGTTATCTCCTTCATGCAAAGGAAAGAGCCTGAAAACCAGAGCATGAAGCATTGATCCCCTCTGAAGccaagggaaggaaggagtAACTTCATATTCCAAAACCAGGCAAAGGTTTCCTGAGCTGCTCAGCCAGGACTGGTGGAAAGGAAGGATGATATGGGATGGTGTCATTCCCTTGGGTGAGTGGTTGCAGAGCATCCTGTGAGCTCTACTGCTGGTGAGTGGGGAGGGAGCTGAGGCACCTGTGGTgtggctctgggtgctgcagagggacACTGGCTCTGACTGTGGtttgcagagcagggctggtgtgtgtgtcctgtgtgtgtgtcctgtaAACGGCCCCGTCTGTGCTACCTTCTGGACTGTTTCCCTAACagaaagcagggagcagccatGTAGGAATCGCCAGTGGATGTGGATGTGTCTCCTCCCAGCCAGTGAGTGCCAGAGTCTCTTGTtctgctgcagtgctcaaggccaggttggacacaggggcttggagcagctgctccagtggaaggggtccctgcccgtggcaggagctggagctggaggagctttaagctgccttccaacacaaatcaatCTGTGGTTCTATGCTGTGACTCCTCCCTTAGCTCTACCCTGTGTGCACTGGTGCTGGCCAGTGCATGGGGAAGCTGTGTAAGCCTGGGCAGAGGATGCTGATGTGCAAGGCCCTGGGGATGCTCCCTAATGCTGGTGGAGCTCCCCTGTCCCTCCTGCCCGCTCTGGCTGCAGATCCCTCAGGAGGAGCTCGGTGCTGGGCTGTGCATCACCCCATGGAGGGGGTGGTGGACATCCGGCTAAAATTATCCCAAACACCCACAGGACTTGGGAGCTGACAGCCTGGGTTTtaaggaggcagcagcagctgaggctgAGCTTTGTGCCTCTGAAGCAGGGATGGACTGTGGGTCTGCAGCATCCAACCGCAGCTGAGACCAGTCCCCACAGCCTTTCAGTGGGAGCATTGGGAAGTGGGATCCCCCTCGTTTGGGGCTCGGTACAGGAGAAGGTGGTGATGCAGGAATGACACTGGGGGAGCTCGGCAGTGTTCCAGTGCTCACTGGAGTCCCCTGTGTGCCTGCACTGCCTTCCCGCAGGTGTCTGACCAAACGTGGGGTGTATCCCCATGTCCTGCAGCCTCCCGTGGGCAGCAGTGCCTGCCCCATGGCCTCTTCCCACCGTGGCTGGGATTGCAGGGCATGAGGTGCAGGTTTAGGGTTTACTTttgcatgggaagctgggaaaacGCATCCCAAGGAATCGCAGCGATCCCATAAAAATGCATAGGTAGAGAGAGAAGAGCTCCTGCTGAGAGTGGTGCTTGGAAAGCTGCTCCTGCCAGCGGCTGAGCCTGGGGAAATAGAGCAGCCAGAGCCAGAGGGGCAGCGAGGAGCAGCGGATGGGACTGGATCCTGCAGGTTTCCAGGGGCTTCTCCTTTATGGTGTGCTGGCAACTGCTCTTCTTCAGCGTTCAAACAGCATTAGGGTTAGGGAGAGCGAGGAACTGCTCTAGGTTAAAACAACGTTTTCCCCCATTAGCTTtaacctgcagcagctcctgtggggAGCAGCCTGAGTCTGAGAGCCAGCGATGCCCATTCCTGCCCCCAGGAGCCAGCACTGGTGCTGTGGGTGCATCAGGGGGCTCAGGGAGGTGTTGTCCCATTCTATTCCAGCTGTGGGCACCGCCTGGCATGAGGGATGTGTTGTGAGCCTGGCAGCATGAATGGTGCCCGCTGCTTAAATAGATGCACCCTCCCACACGGTGCTCTACTTAGGTCCTGATCTGCGCTCACAAAGCAGAAGTAAAAAGCTCAAATCATGTTCCTGCATTTTACATCCTCTGAGGTAATTTGAAATGTGAGGAATGGAAAGACTTTGCCTTTTCCCACTGgagccctgatccagctccaGGGCAACAGCACaggagggacctggagctgatggagcgaggccagaggaggccatggagctgctgcgagggctggagcagctctggagccaggctgagagagctgggctggggtagcctggacaagagaaggggagagctgagagcagctccagtgcctaaaggggctgcaggaaagctggagaggggcttgggacaagggatgtagggacaggccaaggggaatggcttgaacctgcccaagagaggggagactgagctgagctctgaggcagaagctgttccctgtggaaggggtccctgcccgtggcagaggttggagctggatgggatttaaggtcccttccaacccaaaccaggctgtggttcTATGCCACATCCCAGTGTCTATGGCTgtgtgggaaggaggaagaggcaggaacCATCCTGAGCACCTGGTGCTTtgctgtgcaggagcaggatgagagcagggtctgtgctgcagctcccaagGAGCAGGAGTGTGGCCACTGCCctggctccatcccctgctcccaggcACAATAAACCCCGAGAactccagtgctgcagaggggagGTCTGGAGGTGAGGAGCTGACCCCTGCAATGGCctaaagctgtgctgcagtgtgatCCATggccacagcagctgctttctgctgctgtaacGATCTCTGGCTGTCAGTTGCTGTATTGGATGTCTCAGCCCTTCAGAGCAGAATCAAAGCGCTTGTGCACACACTCGGAGATGCTTTCTGCTTACCAGCCGTGCATTGTTGTTCCATAGGAAGTGGCCTCTTTCCGAACAGATTACCCATGAATGAGGCAGCTGCTCCTCTTTGTTTTGTGTCCTCATTCACTGAGCAGCCCCATGCTCACTTCTGTGTGTGTCTCAATGTGGCCCATTTTAAAGTCTCTTTGTAGCTCTTTCTGTGCCTGTTTCTCTGATGCAGATGCTGGAGCTCTGTCAGCATCCAGACAGGATCCGTGGGAGAGTGGACTGGGATTCTCAGTGTAACAAAGTGCTGTGTCTTATCTAGTGTGGCTTAACCAGGGTGAAGAGGTTGGGGTTAGGGGCAGCACTACCACATCCAGGGAGCATGTCCCATCAGTGTGCTTCATAGGACCatggaattgtttgggttggaagggaccttagagctcacagggaagagcttctgctccAGAGCTcacctcagtttcccctctggcaggttaaagccattctccttgtcctgtccctttcTATGCTTGCCTGTAGGCGCAGGAGTTGTTTTTGCTGCTTACACGTTTCCTGtagcccagcacaggcagtttCAGTacttgtatttaatttattagtACTGAGAAACATCTTAACACGATAAATGAACATAATTTAGTGCCAAGTTTTATCTCAGTCCATGCTCAGTTAAATCAAGTCAAAAGCTGCTCATCCACTTGTGAAGTGAGGAATCTGCTACTGGCTCCTTTCTACAATTGGGTGGAGCTAAAAACTGGAATTTGGATTATGATTATCTTACATTTTATCCTGTGTGTTCGATTATAACCGCTCAGATAGATGCACAATGCACAGAGTTGCAGGGGATGTACTCAGGAAAAATCACTTTTGGTTGTAAAGTCTCTAATTCATTGCAGATTAATCTAAAGTAGCGGTAAGGAATTGATCCGGCTCAGCCTTTCTTTAGGAAAACTGCTAAGGACCATGCTGCAAAACAGCATCAGCTCCATTATTCATATCCAGATCCTCTGCCAGGGATTTATCATGGTTAAAACTGGTGATTGCCCTGACTGAAATCAATCCACTTTGCTTTATCCTGCGTGGAGGCTTTAGCTTCAGGTCactgtgctggagctgtgcctgaAGCTGATGGGTTTGGGACTGGGATGTTCAGCTGCTGAGTGCTGTGTGACATCCCTTGTGCCATGCGACATCCcttgtgctctgcagctgctccagtggaaggggtccctgcccgtggcaggggttggagctggaggagctttgaggtcccttcaacccaaaccaggctgggattccatgaatTTTAAAGCTAAGTCACTATGTAAAACTTGCTCTCTATATCAGGGTACAGGGACATCGTTGACATGTGTTGTCGAGATGGGCATTTCTCCCCTTGTTCTGCACTCTGTCCCCATAGTGGTTGCAGTAGATTCCAGGGCTCTGTAGCTCAAGGGTTCAACAGTGATccatggcaggagctggagTTCTGTTtggagcagcacaggaaggaTCTCACAGACCCTCAGTGCTGTGAGGAGGCATCGGGAGCAGGCACAGACCGGTGCCATGCATCTTGGTTTGGAAAGAAGCCACAGGGGCagcccccttccctccccttccttgtCTGTGCTTAGAGGGCAAAGTAAGCATAATTGAGCCATAATTCACACTTACTGGTAAGGAAGCCTGGCCATGGTGTGAGGGGCTCTATGTTACAGCTCTCTCCAGGCCAGAGGATCTTTATTATAATCTGGGTTGGTGGAAAACTCTGAGATCAGCTCCGGTTTTAATGTATGGTTCCTGTGGGTCAGCCCCAAGGGGGtttcctgctgtttccagctggtgtccctgtgctggcagtgccATGACACAGCACCCGATGTGGTGGAGATGCCCACATGGAAGTAAACCCCTGACATCCGTCAGCATTCCCCAAACCAGAGATGCTCAGTGACAAAACCCCCTAAATTAGCAGGAATTTGCAGTGAAGTGACCTGAGCTGCAGAGGGACCCCCCGAACCCCCTTCAGCTCCGTTCCCACCAGGAATGTGATGCCAGGGGGGGAAGCACAGCTGAGGGAGGAGCAGCTCTGTCTGCGGAAGCTGTCACAGCTCTGTAGGGTGGAAGCAAAATGCCCAgttcctggtgcagcttgaggccggttcctcttgtcccatcccttgttccttgcgagcagagcccagcccctcctggctccatcctcctgcaggcacttggaggagccatcaggtccccctgagccttctcttctccatctgaaccccacagctccctcagcccttccccatctcttgtgctccaggccctgctccagctccattcccttctctggccccatccagcacctcaaggtctctcttgcagtgagggccccagaactgaacccaggattcaggtgcagcctccccagtgcccagcacaggggcacaatccctgccctggccctgctgccgcactggtgctgatccagcccACGATGCTGgaggcttcctggctgcctgggcacgagctgctcatgttcagctccatcaatcagctCCTCTCCTATCAGcagtttccagctgctcttccccagtCCTGGAACATTGCAGGGGTTGGTGTGACCCAGTGCAGGACACAGCACTTTGCCTTCCTGAACCTCATCCCTTTGGCCACAGCACATGGACCCAGCCTGGCCGGACCCCTCAGCAGAGCCCTCGGTGTCTGCCACGTGCTCCAGCACAGCCGGAGCTGCTCCGTGCCCATGTGGTGCCTCCATGGAGCTCAGGATTGTCCCTGGATTTCTAGGTCACGTCTGAACAATTCCTGATGCACTTTCACACTAATGGCTCAGTGGCAGCGGCTCCGACTGATCCCATCTGCTAATGGATAACTGGGCTCATCTGAGCATGTGCCTGCAGTGATGAGCGCTATGGGGCTGTCTCCTGTTGGACCCATTCCCTGGTCCTGCTCGTGGTGTGTGCACATGATGT containing:
- the LOC117438348 gene encoding SH3 and multiple ankyrin repeat domains protein 3-like, with translation MPLSPAGSKHESPESPPPEPRSGEPGPGLREDTRLDPARTPTGPRSPTLAAAARMEEPAPGAIVVRIGIPDLQQTKCLRLNPDVPVWVSKQRILCTLNHSLKDVLNYGLFQPAFNGRAGKFSG